A portion of the Achromobacter sp. MFA1 R4 genome contains these proteins:
- the sucC gene encoding ADP-forming succinate--CoA ligase subunit beta: MKIHEYQGKELLKQFGVPVPRGIPALSVDEAVAAAEKLGGPVWVVKAQIHAGGRGKGGGVKLARSLDDVRKLASEILGMQLITHQTGPEGQKVRRLYIEDGADIQKEYYVSLVTDRATQKVAFIASSEGGMDIEEVAHSTPEKIITEYIDPLTGLSAEQATKIANAIGLPADSTAQAVDVFQKLYKCYMDTDASLVEINPLNRDSKGNIIALDAKFNFDSNALFRHPEIVAYRDLDEEDPAEIEASKFDLAYIQLDGNIGCLVNGAGLAMATMDTIKLFGGEPANFLDVGGGATAEKVTEAFKIMLANKSVKAILVNIFGGIMRCDVIAEGVITACKAVNLNVPLVVRMKGTNEELGKKMLADSGLPIISADTMAEAATRVVAAVK, encoded by the coding sequence ATGAAAATCCACGAGTATCAAGGCAAGGAACTGCTGAAGCAATTTGGCGTCCCCGTGCCGCGCGGGATCCCCGCTCTTTCCGTCGACGAGGCCGTGGCTGCCGCTGAAAAGCTGGGTGGACCGGTCTGGGTCGTCAAGGCACAGATCCACGCTGGCGGCCGCGGCAAGGGCGGCGGCGTCAAGCTGGCCCGCTCGCTGGATGACGTCCGCAAGCTGGCATCCGAAATCCTGGGCATGCAGCTGATCACGCACCAGACCGGCCCCGAAGGCCAGAAGGTCCGTCGCCTGTACATCGAAGACGGCGCCGACATCCAGAAGGAATACTACGTTTCGCTGGTCACCGACCGCGCCACGCAGAAGGTCGCCTTCATCGCCTCCAGCGAAGGCGGCATGGACATCGAGGAAGTGGCTCACTCCACCCCCGAAAAGATCATCACCGAATACATCGACCCGCTGACCGGCCTGTCCGCCGAGCAAGCCACCAAGATCGCCAACGCGATCGGCCTGCCTGCCGACTCGACCGCCCAAGCCGTGGACGTGTTCCAGAAGCTCTACAAGTGCTACATGGACACCGACGCCTCCCTGGTCGAAATCAACCCCCTGAACCGCGACAGCAAGGGCAACATCATCGCCCTGGACGCCAAGTTCAACTTCGACTCCAACGCCCTGTTCCGTCACCCGGAAATCGTCGCCTACCGCGACCTGGACGAAGAAGATCCCGCTGAAATCGAAGCCAGCAAGTTCGACCTGGCCTACATCCAGCTCGACGGCAACATCGGCTGCCTGGTGAACGGCGCCGGCCTGGCCATGGCCACCATGGACACCATCAAGCTGTTCGGCGGCGAGCCGGCCAACTTCCTGGACGTCGGCGGCGGCGCCACGGCCGAGAAGGTCACCGAAGCCTTCAAGATCATGCTGGCCAACAAGAGCGTCAAGGCCATCCTGGTCAACATCTTCGGCGGCATCATGCGCTGCGACGTCATCGCCGAAGGCGTGATCACCGCGTGCAAGGCCGTGAACCTGAACGTGCCGCTGGTCGTTCGCATGAAGGGCACGAACGAAGAACTCGGCAAGAAGATGCTGGCCGATTCGGGTCTGCCGATCATCAGCGCCGACACGATGGCCGAAGCCGCCACCCGCGTCGTAGCCGCCGTCAAGTAA
- the sucD gene encoding succinate--CoA ligase subunit alpha, translated as MSILINKDTKVITQGITGKTGQFHTRMCREYANGKAAFVAGVNPKKAGEDFEGVPIFASVKEAKADTGATVSVIYVPPAGAAAAIWEAVEAELDLVICITEGIPVRDMLEVKNRMKAKGSKTLLLGPNCPGLITPDEIKIGIMPGHIHRKGRIGIVSRSGTLTYEAVAQVTELGLGQSSAVGIGGDPINGLKHVDVLKLFNDDPDTDAVIMIGEIGGPDEVNAAEWAKDNMKKPVVGFIAGVTAPPGKRMGHAGALISGGADTADAKLEVMEACGIRTTRNPSEMGKLLKSVL; from the coding sequence ATGTCGATTCTGATCAACAAGGACACCAAGGTCATCACCCAGGGCATCACGGGCAAGACGGGCCAGTTCCACACCCGCATGTGCCGTGAGTACGCCAATGGCAAGGCCGCCTTCGTGGCCGGCGTGAACCCCAAGAAGGCGGGTGAAGACTTCGAAGGCGTGCCGATCTTCGCGTCGGTCAAGGAAGCCAAGGCCGACACCGGCGCCACCGTGTCCGTCATCTACGTGCCGCCCGCGGGCGCTGCTGCCGCCATCTGGGAAGCTGTCGAAGCCGAACTGGACCTGGTGATCTGCATCACCGAAGGCATTCCCGTCCGCGACATGCTGGAAGTCAAGAACCGCATGAAGGCCAAGGGCAGCAAGACGCTGCTGCTGGGCCCGAACTGCCCGGGTCTGATCACCCCCGACGAAATCAAGATCGGCATCATGCCGGGTCACATCCACCGCAAGGGCCGCATCGGCATCGTCAGCCGTTCGGGCACCCTGACGTACGAAGCCGTGGCGCAAGTCACCGAACTGGGCCTGGGCCAATCCAGCGCTGTCGGTATCGGCGGCGACCCCATCAACGGCCTGAAGCACGTCGACGTGCTCAAGCTGTTCAATGACGATCCCGACACCGACGCCGTCATCATGATCGGCGAAATCGGCGGTCCGGACGAAGTCAACGCCGCCGAGTGGGCCAAGGACAACATGAAGAAGCCGGTCGTCGGCTTCATCGCTGGCGTCACCGCGCCTCCCGGAAAGCGCATGGGCCACGCCGGCGCGCTGATCTCCGGCGGCGCCGACACGGCCGACGCCAAGCTGGAAGTCATGGAAGCCTGCGGCATCCGCACCACGCGCAACCCCTCCGAAATGGGCAAGCTGCTCAAGTCGGTGCTGTAA